The Verrucomicrobiia bacterium genome window below encodes:
- the fabF gene encoding beta-ketoacyl-ACP synthase II, with product MSKRRVVITGIGVLTPVGIGLEAFWANIIAGKSGVDRASILVESDCPWKMAGEVRDFRPEDWLGRKDIRRMDRFTQFGLVASHMAISDSALDLEKANCNRIGLAIGTAYSGWGFASQEYDVFKTRGFDAMSAYTSIAVFTGSCGGQVSLHLGLHAPSLTIATGCDCASAAIAQAADMIVANDVDVMLAGGAEAPIQPIVVAAVGTSHAISSRNDEPSRASRPFDRKRDGFVMSEGAGVLVVEELEHALRRGAHIYAELTGWASTCDAYHMCQPDPDGTQAVRCLQMSLARAGIRPDQVDYLNAHGTSTPLGDRVETIVTKKVFGDRAYDLPLSSLKAALGHMQGACGSVELAACCLAIRDNIIPPTINYEFPDPECDLDCVPNVARHRRVDIAVSNSLGFGGRNTSLVIERYRNGSANKSSSADGKRATHENGFAAD from the coding sequence ATGAGCAAACGCAGGGTGGTTATCACGGGCATTGGGGTTTTAACCCCGGTGGGCATCGGTTTGGAAGCATTTTGGGCCAATATCATCGCTGGAAAATCTGGCGTGGATCGCGCATCTATTTTGGTGGAGTCCGACTGCCCTTGGAAGATGGCGGGTGAGGTTCGCGATTTCCGACCCGAAGACTGGCTTGGACGGAAAGATATTCGGCGAATGGACCGGTTCACCCAATTCGGGCTGGTCGCGTCGCATATGGCCATTTCTGATTCCGCGTTGGACCTTGAAAAAGCGAACTGCAATCGCATCGGCCTGGCGATAGGTACCGCGTACTCGGGCTGGGGATTCGCCTCCCAAGAGTATGATGTCTTCAAGACGAGGGGCTTTGATGCGATGAGTGCCTACACCAGCATCGCCGTCTTCACGGGGTCGTGCGGCGGACAGGTTTCCCTCCACCTTGGACTACACGCACCCAGCCTGACCATCGCGACGGGCTGCGATTGCGCCAGCGCGGCCATCGCCCAGGCGGCGGACATGATTGTGGCCAATGATGTGGATGTCATGCTGGCCGGTGGGGCCGAGGCTCCAATTCAACCCATCGTGGTCGCGGCGGTTGGCACCAGCCACGCCATCTCCTCAAGGAATGACGAACCCTCGCGGGCTTCCCGTCCATTCGATCGGAAGCGAGACGGGTTTGTCATGTCCGAGGGCGCCGGGGTGCTCGTTGTTGAGGAACTGGAGCACGCGTTGCGCCGGGGCGCGCACATCTACGCGGAATTGACCGGTTGGGCATCCACGTGCGATGCCTACCACATGTGCCAGCCGGATCCAGACGGCACCCAGGCAGTGCGTTGCCTGCAGATGTCGCTGGCTCGCGCTGGCATACGACCGGACCAGGTGGACTATCTCAATGCCCACGGCACTTCAACGCCCCTGGGTGACCGCGTGGAAACCATCGTCACAAAGAAGGTCTTCGGCGATCGCGCGTATGATCTGCCACTCAGTTCTCTCAAGGCGGCGCTGGGCCATATGCAGGGGGCGTGCGGCTCTGTCGAGCTGGCGGCCTGCTGCCTCGCCATCCGCGACAACATTATTCCGCCGACAATCAATTACGAATTTCCGGATCCCGAGTGTGACCTGGATTGCGTCCCGAATGTCGCTCGCCACCGTCGCGTCGACATCGCGGTGAGCAACTCCCTTGGGTTCGGCGGCCGCAACACCTCTCTTGTTATCGAGCGCTATCGGAACGGGTCAGCCAACAAATCCAGCAGTGCGGACGGAAAACGGGCGACACATGAAAACGGCTTTGCTGCTGACTAA